Part of the Notamacropus eugenii isolate mMacEug1 chromosome 5, mMacEug1.pri_v2, whole genome shotgun sequence genome is shown below.
GCTGCTCTCTTTTATCCCCCAGCTCCCTCAGCTGACTGGTACACTGGACCCTCCAGTCCTGCTTACCCCTAACCCCTCACTTGGCTCTTCCCTCCTTAAAATGCAGTGCCCGAATTGAACTCCCTTTACACTCCCGGTGGGGTCTGATCTGGCCAGAGTGCAGGGGGCAATTGTCACCTCCCTCCTGGACACCAGGACTCTCTTAAGGTAGCCTGAGGGAGAGCAGAGAACTGACctctgagtcagaagacctaggttcaaatgtcACTTCTGACATATCCCAGCAGATCAATCCATCTCCCTGTGCTTTGGACAATTCAGACCCTTGAGTGGAAAAGAATACAGAAATCTGGCCCCTGTAGTGGGGACTCCCATGATCTCATCCAGGGAACCCCAAGATCATCAGACAGACCCTGGGGATTGTGCAGTAGGATCCTGGCTGCTCAGGGATGTGAAGGGACCTCACCTTGGTCTTTCCCCAGGAGGCAGCTGACCAAGCTGGCCTTGATCTTCAGTCACATGTACGAGGAGCTCAGAGCTCTCTTCCCTGACGGGCACTACTGTGGGCACACATACCAGCTAGGCAAATCCCAGGCTCAGGAATTTTGGAGAGAGAATTGCGGAAAGAGGTGAGCTATGGGAGCATCTCACCACCAACGACACACCTGGAGATGAAGGGCCCTCATGTCTAGTCCTGCATCTCTTgtcaccctctggatctaagtGACAGTTATAAAATGACAGTGCTAGAGCTAAGAGGGCCCTTAGAAGAAGGGATGTCAGTGTTcagagggccttagaacagggaatgtccaGGTTCAGAGGTGACCACACCCCACTTTAAAGGTGGGcagctgaagcccagagagatgccCACTACCCCTTTCACCTtcagtccctgccctcctttGGCACCAGGAGGAGGTGGGGGCGAGCTTGTCTTTCTGGCCTCCTAGGTGTGTGATTGTGTGGGAAGAATTTGAGAAGCTGCTGAGCTCTCACCACCCCGTGAAGCCTGGTGCTATGGCCCAGGCTCTGAAGTCCACCATCGACTTGACTGTCAGTGGGCATGTGTCCATCTTCGAGTTTGACGTCTTCACCCGTCTTTTCCAGGTCTCCAGAGGGCCTGGGGTATCAGATAGACCAGAAAGGTCCATGGTCCAGAGTGCTTGAGTCCCTGAATAGGCTGGGGGAATCAGGACACTTGGGTCcctgagaagggaggagggatctGGATGCCTGGGTTGCAGAAGAGAGTGATGGCTGGGGGATCAGGATACCTAAGCCCCTGAGGGGGGCCGGCCCCCTCCTCTTACTCTATATTCCTTTGCAGCCTTGGGCTTCTCTACTCAAAAATTGGACCCTGTTGGCTGTTACTCACCCAGGCTACATGGCCTTCATCACCTATGCAGAGGTGAAGGCCCGCCTGCAGACCTACCTGGACAAGCCTGGCAGGTGGGGCATAGCAGGGAAAGGGGCAgggttggggagagaaggagatctGCCTTGGGGGCAATAGGAAGGAGGCCGGGACCCTGAGGCCTCAATTCTGGTGGGAGCAGGTGCCTGACAGGGCGGGGGTCAGGGTGGACGATGGGGGACTGGAAGGTCTTGTTAAGCCCCACCTTTCCTCCCTAAGCTACATCTTCCGCCTGAGCTGTACCCGCCTAGGTCAGTGGGCCATTGGCTATGTGAGTGAGGACGGCCAGGTCCTGCAGATGATTCCTCTGAACAAACCACTTTTCCAGACCCTGAGAGAAGGCCAGAAGAAAGGCTGGTAAGTCCAGTCTGGTCCCAGCTCTGGGGAGGGTGGCTACTGAACTATGGCCACACCAGCTCTGCTTTGCTCTTTCCTACTTAAGAATGAAAAGGGGGTACCAGGTGATCTCCAAGATTCCTCCCAGTTCATACATTCTTTGTGACTGTGGATAAGTCACATTCCcattgtgggcctcagtttcctcctctgtcaaaggAGGGCATTGGCTTGGGTTTCTAACTGGCCTTGCAGCTCCAAGTTTTCCTGAGGTGCCAGTGGGCTCCCATCCTTTCAGGTAGCCCTTACTCAGCTGCCATTACCAGTACTGTCCACCAGAGGGAAGACTTCTCCACTCAATCCTAGGACTGACTCAGACTTCTTGTttagttttcctcagtttccttctctgtcaaaggAGGAGATCAGAACAAAATGATGTCCAAGGGCCCCTCCCCTCGCTGACCTTAAGTCTCCCTAATCCCAGTGCTGGctttctgggttctaagggccatTCTTATTCTAACAGTCTATAATCTAGACTGACTTCCATCTCAGGCATTCAATATAACATCCCTgccttcctatctgtgtgaccctggacaagtccctttgcttctgtctgcctcactttcttcatctgtccaGTGGAGATAATGACAGGGTCTACCTCTCAGGGTATATGGTCTCCTAGTATATATGATCAAGgcaaaaaatgagataatatttataaaatatttttgcaaaccttaaaatgctatataaatgctagattaTGTTATCATCACTTGCattgttgttgtccagtcgtgtccagctctttgtgatctgAAAGACTATGCATAGCAGGCCCGGCCCATCTTTCCTCCACTctttcccaaagtctgtccaagtttatgttcactgtttccatgacaccatccatccatctcctcctctcatcatccccttttccttttgccttcaatctttcccagcatcagggtcttttccaatgagttctgtcATCAGCTCCAGTATCTGACCTTCCAGTAAACAATCTGGATCAATTTCTTCAAggattgactgatttgacctccttgctgtctcAAAAGTCATCTCCAGCACCACAATccaaaagcatcaattctgcacCACTCAGCATTCCTCACAGTTAAACTTTCACAGTTATACCTTGCTACTGAAAAAACCATAGCTTTCGCTGTATGGACCTTTGTCAACAAAGTGATGTCTCCACTTCTTTTCAATATGTTGTTCAGAtctgccatagctttccttccaaggagcaagtgtcttttaatttcacgGTTGCAGTCGCcatctgcaatgatctttgagcccaagaatataaaatctgacactgctttcattttttctccctctatatgccaggaagtgatgggaccagttgccaagatcttagtttttggggttttttttatgttaagcttcaagccagaatttacactctcctctttcaccctcatcaagaagcttctcaattcttcttgacttcttccATCAGAgtagtatcatctgcatatctgagattgttgatatttctcccagcaaacTTAATTTTGGCTTTTGATTTGTCTGGACTGGCATTTGACATGATTTACTCTACATATTagttaaataaggtgacaatacacagccttgtcatactccttttccaatcttaaaccaatcagttattCCATGTTCaattctaactgttgcttcttgacccacatacaggtttctcaggagacaagtaagatgatttgGTCCTCCTATCTCTTTGAGGAcgtgccacattttgttgtgatccctacagtcaaaggctttagtctagtcaatgaagcagaagatgGTTTTCTAAAGCTTCTTTACTCCACAACCCAgcgaatgttggcaatttggtctcttgTTTCGCTGCCTCTTTGAGAACCAGACTGCTCTTCTGGTGCCCAGCTTGCAGAATTTTAAACATAGCCTTGCTGGCCtgattattcagtcatttcaccattccttggcattgttcttccttaggGCTGGGATATAACACGATCTTTTCTGATCCAGTGGCCTCTGTTGTGTTTTCCAATTTTGCTGACATATTGAGTATAGCACTTTAACTGTATCATCCttcaggattttaaatagctcagctggaattccatcacctccaccagGCTTATTGTTAGCAATGGTTCCTAGgacccacttgacttcattctccaagatgtctggctctagatcagtaaccacaccatcatGGATATCAGGGATGTTAAGATCACTACATCAGTCTATTATTCTCCCTTTAAAGCACCAATATTTCTTATTCTAAGGTCCTTCTCAGTTCTGACATCTTCTGTTCTAAGTACCTTTCCAGCTAGGGCATTCTGTGTTATAAAGACCCTCCAACCTCAATTCTAATGCTCTCCCCTAGCTCTAAATATCCAACAGCTTCCTGGGACTGTCtctttggagctcaaaatctgcTCACTTTCTCTGCAGATGGGTCACTCGATGGCCTGATGTTTCTCCTCTTGGCGCAAGAGCACAATGTGCCTCATACTTTCTGAGGCACAAAGTTAAACACTTACTCTCAAAGGCCACCCATTCTGACAATGCCCTTGGCTCAGTCAGTCCAGGTTTACTTCCTGGAGGAGGATATTGTgagtagaaagggaaagacaCTAATAAGCAGAGAGGATGTGGAAGGGTTGATCTAGAATGGAAAGGCTCGACTTTTCACCCAGGCTGTATTTGATAGGAAGGGGTGCTATGCATGGCTTGCGAATTACCCTCATTCCTTGCCCCCATGAGTGCCACACTATCatgttccctcagtttcctctatccAGATGGGAAGAATGTGAATCCAGACCTGTCTGAGCTGGCAGAAGTTAAGGATCAGGGACACATTGAGGTCTCACAGGTAAGTTTTCCCATTTATCATCCCTCTGCAGCTCCCACCTGCCCCACAATCAGTCAGCAATGTCCATCTGCCCAGTCCTGCTCACTCTGGCAGTCTGTCCTTTGTTTTGTAGCCCTCCTTCTTCGAGCGTAAGAGCTAAAAGGTCCTGAGAGTATAGaaaatggaatgtcagagctgggaggggccatAGAACAggagatgtcagagctgggaggggccttagaacatagaatatggGTTGTCAAAGCTAAAAGAGTTCTCACCACTTAATCAATAGATGCATCTATAGTCCCTACTAGACCCCTGcgctggggttacaaagacagaaataccTCAGTTCCCATGCTCAGGCTTAGATTCCATTAGGGCAGATAACACGTTCATAAATACTACGCAAATGATTACAAGAgagtgggatggggaggaggcaCCAACAGCTGGGggtggaaggagaagaagaatagTAATTAAAAATATgtggcagcttggtggcacagtgcgtggagggctggacctggaatctTAGGAAGGCCTGAATTTCAATACAGCCCagaacatttactagctctgtgaccctgggcaagtcacttaacctctgtttgcctcagtttcctccactgtaaaaaggGGGGAATAatggcacctgcctcccagggttgttgtgaggatcagctgAGACACTACCTGTAAAGGGCTTTGCACAATATAAATGTGAGATAGAATGacagctgacatttctatagcgcttactgtgtgccaggtactgtactaagtgctttacgagcatgatttcatttgatcctgacacaaccctgagagggaggggctattattatccttattttacaattgaggaaactgaggcaaacatgggttaagtgacttgcccaggatcatgctgCTAGGAAGTGTCAGGGTGGATCTGAATTCAGCCCTTCCTAATTCCAGCTGCCATGATCAGAAGAGGCTTTGAGAGTTGAAATAGGAGTTGAGGGTATACAGAGATTCAAAAACTAGAGGTGAGAAAGGCCCAGGCAAGACCATGCACAGGAGATAGGAAAAAAAGCAAGATCATTTGGCTGGACCATGGAGGATGGAAAGGACAGTGAGGCACAACAGCCTCATCCACTCCATCTCAGCTCTGGGCCTTCTCTCTGACTGTCaagtgcctggaatattctccctcctctcctccaactactgatctccctggccTCTTTGAGTCTtagccttccctcactcctaTTAATTCCaaggccttccctctgttaatcatttcctatttattttctaGCTAACTAGCTTTGTCTGCATGTTATCCCCACCCCCACTAGATCTTAAGCTCCTGCAGGGCAGGCACtttctttggcctctttttgtatccccagaacttcgcatatagtaagcatttaatatatgtttactgaattgaatgaaTGCATTAATTATAAGGTCAGAAAGACAGGTTGTGAAGGGCATTAAATGCCAAAGCAAGGCGCCTgtgtttgattctagaggcaatagggagactCTAGAGTTTCCTGATCAAAGgagtggcatggccagacctGCACTTtgggaaaaccccaaatagggtcacaaagagtcagacaggactgttTAACAGTAGTAAAAATATGAGTGATGATTcagtaaaagagactgagaaggagctgtCAAACAGGTGGGAGAAGAACCTCATTGTAAAAATatgaagaggaaagaggatcCAGACGgaaagggtgatcaacagtgttgAATGCTgcagaaggagaatgaggattgtgGAAAGACTGCCAAATTTGGCAGTGGACAAATCAGTGGTGACTTTGGAAAAAGCCATTTTGGttgagggatagggtcaaaagctACATTATGCTGGTGTTTGTGGGTGATGAGGAGCAAATTTATTGAATGTAGAAAGAattcaggaagacccgagttcaaatcctcaaAGCCTCAGATGGATATGGAAAGGGTAGACTTTCTGAGAGAGGaacaatgaagaggaagaaaaaggatgaCTTCCTAAGGAAATGACCAGGTCAAGGGCAAGATCTCTAGCATTAGGGAGCATATTTAGAGGTAgcaaagaaagagacaggaagaaggaatgaaaaagtgaaggaaaactgggaaagggggaggggaggtcaAGAACAAAAGTTGGGTGAGCCTGTGGGGTCAATCTCAGAGaccaaagggaaaagagagaggatgaaagaaacacagaaacgtctcaaatgaggagagaggagatgagGGAGGTCACATGGGATGATCTCTATCATCTCATAAAATGCTGTCAGTCTATCTGCACAGAGCAAATGGGGTGGAGatggattgggggtggggggtttaAGAAGACAGGAGGTAGGTGAGAAGGAGTtcatcagagaaaaataaaaggatttccaGGCAGTAAAGAGAACCCAGCTGAAGTCAGCATGTGTAAATCTTAGAGCAGCATTAAAAGGATGGTGGGAAGACCACTACTACTTCGTCCTTCATTCTATTAATTTTCCCACTTATAAATGTTTCTTCTCCACTCTAGAATCTGTAAATCTCCATCATTTTGTAAGCTACAAGCCCCCAGTCAGAGACAGGGATTCTGGCAAAATATCCATGTTAGACATATCTCTTTTTCCTCTGAGGATGTTCAAACCCCGCCTCCCCCCCCCAAATCCCATCATTTAATTCCTGTCAACTGTATTTCCGATAAGTACAACATCAACAGGGATGGCTGGCAGTTACCACTATAAAGACAAAGTcaacatttaaaacaaagaaagataaacagtTTCCCCTTCCGAAACTCAAAGGAAAAGGCTTCCCATGAAAGAGCTCAAGGCAGGCATTGAAATCTAAGGTGATCAGTTCAGGGTCtacaggaaggggagggggaatttCAGCAACACCAATTCTTGTCTTGTCCAGTTGAGACAAGCAGCCCtagccctggccctggccctcCTATCTGCTGCTTGCCTCCGATAATGCTTCTGCTCCGGCTGTGTCCTTCCAACTTCCCTGTGTCCAGCTCTGTGCTGATTCTCCTCCTCCAGTCAGGAGTTGGGACCCTCTTCAAGTTCATCTTCCAGGCCTCAAGAGATCCCCCCAGGCAGGCTAAACCTTTTACAAGCAGGTGTGGTCTCTTTTCTGTTATTAGATCCTGGGCTTTCAAAGACCATTCCCTTATAGATGTGTGTAATTGGCAGGTCTGGGAAGGCCAGTGCCCCTGAGTGAGTTCTAGACACTTCCCTGCTGTCTTCACGATATGGCTCCAattttctggtttgtttgtttttttttaaaggtccacACTGTTAGGGAAgaggttgtttttctttcccactcCACCCACAACAGACTAATTCCTCAGGCCATATAACCTTAAGTTCTGCTTCATCCATTAGCTTAATCTGGCTAGCAAAGTCCACAGGAGCTCCATCATGGAACTACAACGTTGCTTTTGCTGGCACAGGCCCAGTTCTGGTCCTTCCGGAGAGGATGATCTGCTGCTTCTGCTGacctggggaggaggggagatgacCAGGCCAGCAGGCCCTTGTGTTTTGTGGCAACACAAAATCCATTGGCCTTGCCCAGTGCCAATTCAGCAAGTGCTCAGACTTTTCTTTCATGTCATCCTCGCTCTCTCTCattagatgggggtgggggaggctcCCCATCATTGTTGGGGCTGCAGTTCTCGCTGGTACCCTTGGCCCAGGTTGCATAGTGTCCTTCCTGGTCACCCTGAAAGCCTTTGGGTCAAAGATGACCCAAGCCTCAGATGGAGCCACAGTCACCAGGGAAGCAGGACCTATAAGATAGCTATTTATAAGACTATGactaagaaagggaagaggaaagttaGGTAATAGCTCGAAAGGTTGGCAGGTCTAACTGAGGGGAAAATTAGTGAAGACAGAGACTGAAAAgtgtagggggaagggagaaatagtgGGTGTAATCTGATGACTGGTCTTGACAAAGGGAAAATCTGCATGTTCATCAGAGACTCCAGTAAAGCAGGAGAGAGGGGAAGTAGGGACAGGATAGTAACATTGACTGATTCTGAAGTGTGGAGAAAAGGAAGTCGGCCACAAGTGGATTTACTTTTCTCACTAAAGTCGTAAGAGTCCTGTGTGGGAAGGGCGGATGTGGGAggtttgaggaaagaagaaaaatcttggaATGGCCAGTGTAGGAAATGGGGTAGATGGAACCTGAGGGTGGCCTTGCTGCAGTGAAAGTCTGGTTGAGATGGAATTCCACAAATTTGGAGGGTATGCACAGCTTCATAATCCTCACCAATTCTGATCAACATCATGGGAGGAGGAGCAGAGGAAACCCATGGTGGGAGCAACCAGGGGTTGAGGTTTGGCAAAGTAGGGGGTAGGGTGGTGAAAGGACAATTAGAGAGCGGTCCCTTGAACGTAAAGTCATAGCATGTCAGAGTTGAAGGCactgaaatagaaatgatttGGGTCTAccctgtctcattttacagatggggaaactgaggcccagggagggatGTTAGCAGGTGTGAGGTTCAGCCCCAGACCTACTGAGtaatcctctctccctctctgggcctcagttaggTACAAGAGGTGATGCTGGGAGGTAAGAGGGTCTCCAATGAGCCTCACAGGCTCAAAGTATCTCTTTGATCTTGTTTTACCCCCAGGAACAGTTTCAACTGTACTGCACCATGAACTCCACCTTTGAACAGTGCAAGATCTGTGCAGAGCGGGACAAAGACACAAGGCTGAAGCCTTGCGGCCACCTCCTGTGCTACCCCTGCCTGGAAGGCTGGCAGGTGGGCAGGGGAAGGGGCCTCGGGCCTCCGGTCCCTATGGCCTGGTCACtgccctctttctgtctctctgtccatctccCTCTTAGGATCTCTCTTGCTGGACGTCTCCCTGCGTCTCTCTGCCTTTCGCCTTCTATCTCTTCTCTGTATATCTCCAtccatttctgcctctttttctgcatctccctttcccaactcctcCAACTggtatcttctctcttcttttctttctcctctttcctctccttttcttcttctccctctctccctcttcctctctctccctctctgtgtgtgtgtctctctctccctctccctctctctctccccccctctccctctctctctctctccctccctctctctccctccctccctctctctctgtctctctctctttccctctctctctcctccctccctctctctccctctctctctctctccctccctctctctccctccctccctctctctctgtctctctctctttccctctctctctctctctctccctccccctctctctctccctctccctctctctcccccccccctctctccctctccctctctctctccctccctctctccctccctctctccctctctctctccctctctctctccttccctccctccctccctcctgctctctctctccctcttcctctctctttccgtctctctccttctccctctctctctctccctctctctctcgccctctctctttccctctctctctctccctttctctctctcactctctctctctctctctctctctctctctctctctctctctccctccccccccccttcctttgttcctatctcatgctctccctcccttctgcccAGGTAAGACCTGGACCACGTGGCTTCGGTTCCGTTCCAACTCTGACCTTCTGTGCTTCTCGAACTCTGTGTATGCACGTGTTCATCTGAGCCTCTTTCTCCCCGTGCGTCTCTCTATCATTCTCTCATCTGAGTCTTTTCATGCCTGCCTCTGCCTCAGCAGTACgtctctcattccttccttatctcttcctctccatctctccgtgtctatctctttcttcctgtatatctttctctctctatcattttctccatctcagtCCCTCCCCATATTTTCTCATGtgcatctctccatctctccctcctgcccctcccccctctccattCCCCATCCCCAATTGGTTGCAAGCCTAAAGccatcagtcaataa
Proteins encoded:
- the CBLC gene encoding E3 ubiquitin-protein ligase CBL-C isoform X1, with amino-acid sequence MASSAWPRLPRDSRGEQKALARVLKALEHLESILCRVPNLDSSPPSLPDLVPKMARLLHQVAEARRQAGGGPQEPGGAADFLAGFLTNLGQKVQQVAALFPAGSKIFWEGPGYRRQLTKLALIFSHMYEELRALFPDGHYCGHTYQLGKSQAQEFWRENCGKRCVIVWEEFEKLLSSHHPVKPGAMAQALKSTIDLTVSGHVSIFEFDVFTRLFQPWASLLKNWTLLAVTHPGYMAFITYAEVKARLQTYLDKPGSYIFRLSCTRLGQWAIGYVSEDGQVLQMIPLNKPLFQTLREGQKKGCFLYPDGKNVNPDLSELAEVKDQGHIEVSQEQFQLYCTMNSTFEQCKICAERDKDTRLKPCGHLLCYPCLEGWQKSPGRTCPFCRCVIQGWESVTIQPFPEDSKEQEDKETSVKVCPGNSPLVAPPLPPRPDLFHRRDHGNSELTPGSSSPFLHLPRLRPPFALPLIGSFASVPWDSAQTRVPTRAQDAENGEPSELHPENERLGPE
- the CBLC gene encoding E3 ubiquitin-protein ligase CBL-C isoform X2 is translated as MASSAWPRLPRDSRGEQKALARVLKALEHLESILCRVPNLDSSPPSLPDLVPKMARLLHQVAEARRQAGGGPQEPGGAADFLAGFLTNLGQKVQQVAALFPAGSKIFWEGPGYRRQLTKLALIFSHMYEELRALFPDGHYCGHTYQLGKSQAQEFWRENCGKRCVIVWEEFEKLLSSHHPVKPGAMAQALKSTIDLTVSGHVSIFEFDVFTRLFQPWASLLKNWTLLAVTHPGYMAFITYAEVKARLQTYLDKPGSYIFRLSCTRLGQWAIGYVSEDGQVLQMIPLNKPLFQTLREGQKKGCFLYPDGKNVNPDLSELAEVKDQGHIEVSQEQFQLYCTMNSTFEQCKICAERDKDTRLKPCGHLLCYPCLEGWQKSPGRTCPFCRCVIQGWESVTIQPFPEDSKEQEDKETSVKVCPGNSPLVAPPLPPRPDLFHRRDHGNSELVPTRAQDAENGEPSELHPENERLGPE